One Bombus huntii isolate Logan2020A chromosome 12, iyBomHunt1.1, whole genome shotgun sequence DNA segment encodes these proteins:
- the LOC126871836 gene encoding N-terminal kinase-like protein has translation MWSFFSRDPTKDFSYEIGEPVSSLDDKSIWTLHRAKKKGSTGGEDVSVFVFECKTGNEHLLNIARSAVKRLKTLRHPSILAYLDSFETNKVIYLATERVETLYSRLIRKSDGDDESKRELYFSWGIFQITRALNFLNNDGNLRHNNVNLWTVFVNEESGEWKLGGVEYMTAVDTVYSVLPSTFQVYYPLDIKENVKPATKCSVDMWGLGCLIWETYNGPLTSNSQLKVTDKIPKQLQLIYRELISSNEEGRPNPADVIARCRSNGGFFKNDLVDALLFLEEIQMKERGEKGRFFSQLAGQLESFPDGVGRYKILPQLLAAFEFGDAGSAVLPPLLQLGCQLPDVEYQRRVVPCVVKLFASNDRATRLRLLQQLDRFVDHLQPATVNEAIFPQVAKGFLDTNAAIREQTIKSVVHLAPKLDYNNLNVETLRYFAKLQSKDEHGGIRTNTTVCLGKIAQHLHPQIRQKVLIGAFIRGTRDSFPPARAASILALAATQQYFLLQEVANRILPALCPLTTDVDKGVRDNAFRTIRGFLSKLERVSENPGLRESMEADVNTATPSLSNAAATWAGWAVTAVTAKFYRSQSDTPKSSNPHNISRILLNKPASLEQASSSQSSASTTATTSSATSMTSLDHDHEHDLQNATNANSDCDWDWDADNWGDMEEGPSSTSGHGLSNISPSCHSPKPNDQWTSLEEEPEEEAAQDVEDKNDSSEVGWEDSEFQPLEDFQPLEHTQSENAESTNTINGNTKLEEARRKREERKLARQRQMEAKRAIKLRNNVAAKKL, from the exons ATGTGGTCCTTCTTTTCAAGAGACCCCACCAAAGATTTTTCATATGAGATCGGTGAACCGGTTTCTAGTTTAGATGATAAGAGCATCTGGACACTGCATAGGGCTAAGAAAAAG GGTTCTACAGGAGGTGAAGATGTTTCAGTGTTCGTATTTGAATGTAAGACAGGCAATGAACATCTTTTGAATATAGCTCGTTCAGCGGttaaaagattaaaaacaCTTAGACATCCAAGTATACTTGCATATCTTGATAGTTTTGAG ACtaataaagtaatttatttaGCAACTGAACGTGTAGAAACTTTATATAGTCGACTGATAAGGAAATCTGATGGTGATGATGAATCTAAAAGGGAACTATATTTTTCTTGGGGAATATTCCAAATTACT AGAGCActgaattttctaaataatgaTGGTAACCTACGACACAACAATGTTAACTTATGGACTGTATTTGTTAATGAGGAAAGTGGAGAATGGAAACTTGGTGGAGTTGAATATATGACAGCAGTAGATACTGTTTACAGCGTATTACCATCAACATTCCAAGTATATTATCCTCTTGATATTAAGGAAAATGTAAAGCCAGCCACCAAATG cTCAGTTGACATGTGGGGACTTGGATGCCTGATCTGGGAAACATATAATGGTCCACTAACTTCAAATTCGCAACTTAAAGTCACTGATAAA aTTCCAAAACAATTGCAACTGATATATAGAGAATTGATCAGTAGCAATGAAGAAGGAAGACCGAATCCTGCAGATGTGATAGCACGTTGCCGCAGTAATGGtggattttttaaaaatgatcTAGTAGATGCGCTTTTATTCCTAGAGGAAATTCAAATGAAAGAAAGGGGAGAAAAGGGGCGATTTTTCTCACAACTTGCTGGTCAGTTGGAATCATTTCCGGATGGCGTTGGCAGGTATAAAATTTTACCACAATTATTGGCTGCCTTTGAATTTGGTGATGCTGGAAGTGCAGTATTACCTCCTCTATTACAACTTGGTTGCCAACTACCCGACGTTGAATATCAACGAAGAGTTGTACCATGTGTTGTCAAATTATTTGCATCCAATGATAGGGCAACAAGATTAAGATTATTGCAACAGCTAGATCGATTTGTTGATCATTTACAACCAGCAACAGTTAATGAAGCTATCTTTCCACAG gTAGCCAAAGGGTTTTTAGATACAAATGCTGCAATTAGGGAACAAACAATAAAATCTGTTGTACATTTAGCACCAAAATTAGATTATAACAATCTTAATGTGGAAACATTAAGGTATTTTGCTAAACTTCAGTCGAAAGATGAACATGGCGGCATACGTACTAATACTACAGTCTGTTTAGGAAAAATTGCTCAACATCTTCATCCTCAAATTAGGCAAaaa GTGTTAATTGGAGCATTTATTCGAGGTACACGAGATTCCTTTCCACCGGCTAGAGCGGCGAGTATTTTAGCATTAGCTGCAACGCAGCAATACTTTTTACTACAGGAAGTTGCAAATCGTATTTTACCAGCTCTGTGCCCACTCACTACAGATGTGGATAAGGGAGTAAGAGATAACGCATTCCGAACTATCCGTGGATTTCTATCAAAACTAGAAAGAGTATCGGAAAATCCAGGATTACGTGAATCTATGG AGGCTGATGTAAATACAGCTACACCAAGTCTTAGCAATGCAGCCGCAACATGGGCTGGCTGGGCTGTAACAGCAGTTACTGCCAAATTTTATCGCAGTCAATCGGATACACCTAAATCATCAAATCCGCATAACATATCTAGAATTTTACTAAACAAACCCGCCTCGTTAG AGCAAGCTAGCAGTTCGCAAAGTAGTGCTAGTACAACTGCCACGACAAGTAGTGCTACAAGTATGACGTCATTAGACCATGATCATGAACATGATTTACAGAATGCTACAAACGCAAATTCAGATTGTGATTGGGACTGGGATGCTGACAATTGGGGTGATATGGAAGAAGGACCTTCTAGTACATCAGGACATGGACTAAGTAATATTTCACCATCTTGTCATTCTCCTAAACCTAATGATCAGTGGACAAGCCTTGAAGAAGAACCA gaGGAAGAAGCAGCACAGGATGTAGAAGATAAGAATGATTCTTCTGAGGTAGGTTGGGAGGATTCAGAATTTCAGCCTCTGGAAGATTTTCAACCATTAGAACATACACAATCAG AAAATGCTGAAAGTACTAATACAATTAATGGAAACACTAAATTAGAAGAAGCAAGAAGAAAGCGTGAGGAGCGTAAATTAGCAAGACAAAGACAAATGGAAGCAAAGAGAGCGataaaattacgaaataatgTCGCTGCTAAAAAACTCTAA
- the LOC126871849 gene encoding centrosomal protein CCDC61-like yields the protein MNKVGPSLVTSYTFKSGKEYIVKIKVTAFKGCQRNLELTITDKYTAENWQSFYDAAYIENLTQKTGNYKHFDVFVAMLQSGLLKTSESITLDLLTFEDLQLLRARKLERSSCSNLNNTTNNRRYLILTYTVEFDRIHYPLSLEYCGLPNPMILQATIRKLQTELERLQSTRINRDFQKRVEQLTIANQKLIQENHRLKNGGKGLKHLLESIKSLENNVVKERASFQMQIQKLKAENAALLLKVQQLTASVNRKPGDGSPALKCHNRTSSTLRRSRSRSSSISSRNKTSSLSPGSSLESIRIQRSPCRNSKVYNNKTKNSKIEFENLETRIHTLQKMLKEGISIK from the exons ATGAACAAAGTTGGTCCATCTCTGGTGACAAGTTATACTTTTAAAAGTGGCAAAGAATACATTGTAAAGATCAAAGTTACTGCTTTTAAGGGATGTCAGCGTAATTTGGAGCTTACTATTACCGATAAATATACCGCCGAGAATTGGCAGTCTTTTTACGATGCTGCAT ACATTGAAAATTTGACGCAGAAAACGGGAAATTACAAACATTTTGATGTATTTGTGGCTATGCTCCAATCTGGATTGTTAAAA ACAAGCGAATCCATTACTCTGGATCTGCTGACATTCGAAGATTTACAATTGTTACGTGCCCGTAAACTTGAACGCAGTTCGTgttcaaatttgaataatacGACAAATAATCGTCGATATCTTATATTAACGTACACGGTAGAATTTGATAG AATCCATTATCCATTATCTTTGGAATATTGCGGTTTACCCAATCCTATGATATTACAAGCTACCATTAGGAAATTACAAACTGAACTTGAAAGATTGCAATCTACACGAATAAATAGAGATTTTCAGAAACGTGTTGAACAACTGACAATTGCGAATCAAAAGCTTATACAAGAAAATCATAGGCTTAAAAATGGAG GAAAAGgtttaaaacatttattggAATCAATTAAATCGTTAGAAAATAATGTTGTTAAGGAACGTGCGTCCTTTCAAATGCAAATTCAAAAACTTAAAGCCGAAAATGCAGCTTTGTTATTGAAAGTACAGCAACTTACTGCATCTGTTAATAGAAAACCAGGAGATGGTAGTCCAGCATTAAAATGTCATAACCGTACATCTTCTACGCTTAGACGAAGCAGAAGTCGATCTTCTTCGATTTCAAGTCGTAATAAAACTTCTAGTTTATCACCAG GGAGTTCATTAGAATCAATTAGAATTCAACGATCTCCTTGCCGAAATTCgaaagtatataataataaaacaaagaatTCAA aaatcgagtttgaaaatttggaGACAAGAATTCACACATTACAGAAAATGTTGAAAGAAGGGATAAGCATAAAGTAA
- the LOC126871845 gene encoding probable glucosamine 6-phosphate N-acetyltransferase: MSSIEERCLEDTEIELFNSSVLDRLSLSHIDGLLIRPLKSEDYDRGFLQLLAQLTEVGNINREQFLNRFHMMKNTGSYYIIVIEDINTEKVVATATLVVEQKFIHNCAVRGRLEDVVVNSKYRGKHLGKLVIKIILQLSRYLRCYKLSLDCKDHLIPFYESLGFKREPSNANYLNMRFPTENNTEQSHL; encoded by the exons ATGAGTTCTATAGAG GAAAGATGTCTTGAAGATACAGAGATCGAATTATTTAATTCGAGTGTATTGGATCGATTGTCCTTGTCACACATCGATGGTTTATTAATTAGGCCTTTAAAATCAGAAGATTATGATAGAg gTTTTCTTCAGCTCTTGGCTCAATTAACTGAAGTCGGAAATATCAATAGAGAACAATTTCTTA ATCGTTTTCATATGATGAAAAATACTGGTAGCTATTACATCATTGTAATAGAAGATATAAACACTGAAAAAGTAGTTGCAACTGCAACATTAGTTGTAGAACAAAAGTTTATTCACAATTGTGCAGTG AGAGGACGTTTAGAAGATGTGGTAGTAAATAGCAAATACCGTGGTAAGCATCTAGGAAAGCTGgtaatcaaaattatattacaattgTCACGCTATTTACGATGCTATAAATTATCATTGGATTGTAAAGATCATCTTATACCATTCTATGAAAGTTTAGGCTTTAAACGCGAGCCTAGCAATGCCAATTATCTTAATATGAGATTTCCAACTGAAAACAATACAGAACAATCTCATTTATGA
- the LOC126871835 gene encoding GPI ethanolamine phosphate transferase 1-like, translating to MYNKKFNIVNNNYSFIIWGLAIHLILLWGVLDVNFHSPIIQELPNVPILKNAPAKRLVLFVADGLRFRTFIEAPPKFLKHIMTDIGAWGISHTRMPTESRPGIVAICAGLYEDPSAIFKGWKENPVDFDSVFNQSYLSWAWGSPDIIPMFTKGAGENVHGDSYPPEWQNFDIMHGQIWRLDSWVFDKYIDWLREDAHKVKNTERVVIFLHLLGCDTTGHTAKPHSRKYVDNMNYVDWKIEEVVQMTENFFGDNSTAYIFTSDHGMTDWGSHGSGSTDETETPLIVWGAGINAFNFRQNVEQVDITPLISSLIGAPIPINNEGVLPWQYLSTNNLKYINHALLNNLKQLTYQVKANHKMNCENNGLADWREIELDNKISTFDKDSETEDLNEKLKEIVNTIKLAKKSLLYFRQYQRTRFLLYLSIIWLGWIILLFFKITGVIRPRLNSFILLITNCVFIVLVTMILIMHKVSGCNNWRLPCYAFLTMISFWLATRSIIIYTVKLKVCKSKYYWTIITGIIFLLTIMFIGLTYRFALSIGMLFITLVQKIVLKSSQSLFFWTALSLAIFPLLPVVEPYPRVYIIILSICVVTLIVALKMHSRYRKAVEIFRLIVTGLIYLECIDGRSWISWTILSTTPLYIFTYPMQLRKRMQGIVLGLFCPLVLLSASYEPFFFIILALHLSCWSQFNVSSIQVYQSTKNPLTIEELLKAAIFMLYTLLCFFGTGNMASVSSFDPSWTRHFVTVFSPFTMFLLILLKLSIPLMLIGCTSHTLGSSSIFLGVLLLGDCLSLPLMYYVTPQGSWLDIGSAISRFTIAIFLPCLIVLLHYLSYPLITFSPNKHKFYINLKKDHIV from the exons atgtataataaaaagttCAATATAGTTAATAAcaattattcatttataataTGGGGTCTGGCAatacatttaatattattatggGGTGTACTTGATGTAAACTTTCATTCTCCCATTATTCAAGAACTACCAAATGTaccaattttaaaaaatgcacCAGCGAAAAGATTGGTCTTATTTGTAGCAGATGGTTTAAGATTCAGAACCTTCATTGAAGCACCACCAAAATTTCtcaa ACACATAATGACAGATATAGGTGCTTGGGGTATATCTCATACAAGAATGCCAACAGAATCTAGACCAGGCATTGTTGCAATTTGTGCAGGATTATATGAAGATCCTAGTGCTATATTTAAAGGATGGAAAGAAAATCCTGTTGACTTTGATTCTGTTTTTAATCAGAGTTATCTCTCATGGGCATGGGGGAGTCCTGACATTATACCTATGTTCACAAAGG GTGCAGGAGAAAATGTACATGGCGATAGTTATCCTCCTGAATGGCAAAATTTTGATATAATGCATGGTCAAATTTGGCGTTTAGACTCTTGGGTGTTTGACAAATACATTGATTGGCTTAgagaagatgcccacaaagtTAAAAATACTGAACGCGTTGTCATATTCCTTCATCTTCTTGGCTGTGATACCACAGGACATACAGCAAAACCTCATTCTAG AAAATATGTTGATAACATGAATTATGTTGATTGGAAAATAGAAGAGGTTGTACAAATGACAGAAAATTTTTTTGGAGATAATAGTACTGCATATATTTTCACATCTGATCATGGAATGACTGACTGGGGATCACATGGAAGTGGCTCTACAGATGAAACAGAAACACCATTAATTGTTTGGGGTGCAGGAATTAATGCAtttaattttcgtcaaaacGTAGAACAAGTTGATATCACACCACTGATTTCGTCTTTGATTGGTGCTCCAATTCCGATTAACAACGAA GGTGTTTTACCATGGCAGTATTTAAGTACTAATAATCTTAAATACATAAATCATGCGCtgttaaataatttgaaacaGTTAACTTACCAAGTAAAAGCAAATCATAAGATGAATTGTGAAAATAATGGATTAGCTGATTGGCGAGAGATAGAATTAGACAATAAAATTTCTACTTTCGATAAAGATTCTGAAACAGAAGATCTAAAtgagaaattgaaagaaattgttAATACAATTAAACTAGCTAAAAAGTCTTTGTTATATTTTCGACAATACCAAAGAAcaagatttttattatatttgtctATAATATGGCTAGGGTGGATAATACTgttattctttaaaataacTGGAGTTATTCGGCCCCgtcttaattcttttattttattaataacaaattGTGTATTTATAGTTCTAGTAACTATGATACTTATCATGCATAAAG TTTCAGGTTGTAATAATTGGAGATTACCCTGTTATGCGTTTTTAACTATGATTTCTTTCTGGCTAGCTACTCGaagtataattatatacacaGTAAAATTAAAAGTCTGTAAAAGCAAATATTATTGGACAATAATTACAGGaataatctttttattaacaataatgtTCATTGGCTTAACATATAGATTTGCTCTTAGTATAGGAATGTTATTTATTACTCTTGTTCAGAAGATAGTGTTAAAAAGTTCTCAGAGTCTATTTTTTTGGACAGCTTTGTCTCTAGCTATTTTTCCACTATTACCTGTTGTAGAACCATACCCTCGAGTTTACATTAT AATTCTTAGTATATGTGTTGTAACTTTAATAGTTGCATTAAAAATGCATTCAAGGTATAGAAAAGCAGTCGAAATTTTTCGACTGATAGTCACAGGACTAATATACTTAGAATGTATAGATGGCCGAAGTTGGATATCATGGACGATTTTATCAACGACaccattatatatttttacctATCCTATGCAATTAAGAAAAAGAATGCAAGGAATCGTGTTGGGACTTTTCTGTCCACTTGTCTTATTATCTGCATCTTACGaacctttcttttttataattcttgCATTACATCTATCCTGTTGGTCACAATTTAATGTGTCTTCTATTCAAGTTTATCAAAGTACTAAAAATCCTTTGACAATAGAAGAGTTGCTTAAAGCAGCAATCTTT ATGCTATATACATTGCTGTGTTTCTTTGGAACAGGTAATATGGCGAGTGTCAGTTCGTTTGATCCGTCTTGGACTCGTCATTTCGTGACAGTTTTCTCTCCCTTTACAATGTTCCTGTTAATACTTTTAAAGCTAAGCATTCCTTTAATGTTAATTGGATGTACAAGTCACACACTTGGATCTTCAAGTATTTTTCTAGGAGTGCTTTTACTGGGAGACTGCTTATCTTTACCACTCATGTATTATGTTACTCCTCAAGGAAGTTGGTTAGATATTGGTAGTGCTATAAGTAGATTCACAATTGCAATTTTCCTTCCATGCCTTATAGTGTTATTGCATTATCTTTCATATCCTTTAATAACGTTCTCTCcaaataaacataaattttatattaatttaaaaaaagatcatattgtataa
- the LOC126871847 gene encoding uncharacterized protein LOC126871847 isoform X2 translates to MSGTQMKYPYSLAAKIRRFPFHHYMFVTKNGWVLRYWAISTILCLPLFYKFHKMSHAPENVKKWEELHKEQFSGKMHH, encoded by the exons ATGTCTGGAACACAAATGAAGTACCCATATTCACTGGCTGCAAAAATTAGACGATTTCCTTTTCATCATTACATGTTTGTAACAAAGAATGGTTGGGTACTTAGATATTGGGCAATTAGTACAATACTTTGTTTACCTCTGTTCTATAAATTCCATAAAATGA GTCATGCTCCagaaaatgtgaaaaaatGGGAAGAGCTCCACAAAGAGCAATTTTCTGGGAAAATGCatcattaa
- the LOC126871844 gene encoding putative OPA3-like protein CG13603: protein MVVGVFPALKLGVLFVKQISKPLAKFLVNQAKNHPVFRTYFIIPPAQFYHWAEVKAKMYIMNLGKPTKVAKLNETMAIELGANLMGEVIIFSVAGGCLILEYNRQVAKEARKEEARLQQLQTFMDEIRNLNQVTSQQESQIQYLHEAIQELAKHTKYEVVAKPRVKETNLQMQQLNVDESQNGVKSKNEKPSIIERAILYYENNVKPEKFS, encoded by the exons ATGGTAGTGGGTGTTTTTCCAGCTCTCAAATTGGGGGTTTTATTTGTTAAACAAATTAGTAAGCCCCTGGCCAAATTTCTTGTTAATCAAGCAAAAAATCATCCTGTGTTTAggacatattttattataccaCCTGCACAAT tTTACCATTGGGCAGAGGTAAAAGCtaaaatgtatataatgaATCTTGGTAAGCCTACAAAAGTTGCAAAGTTGAATGAAACTATGGCTATAGAATTAGGAGCTAATTTGATGGGTGAGGTTATTATTTTTAGTGTTGCTGGTGGTTGTTTAATATTAGAATACAATCGCCAAGTAGCAAAAGAAGCAAGAAAAGAGGAAGCACGGCTTCAACAATTACAAACATTTATGGATGAGATTAGAAATTTGAATCAAGTGACATCTCAACAAGAAAGTCAGATTCAATATTTGCATGAAGCTATTCAGGAATTAGCAAAGCATACAAAGTATGAAGTTGTTGCAAAGCCAAGAGTAAAGGAAACAAATTTACAAATGCAACAATTAAATGTTGATGAAAGCCAAAATGGTGTGAAATCAAAAAATGAGAAACCATCAATAATTGAACGtgctatattatattatgaaaataatgtaaaaccAGAAAAATTCAGTTAa
- the LOC126871847 gene encoding uncharacterized protein LOC126871847 isoform X1, whose product MRSIYNLYRTHAMSGTQMKYPYSLAAKIRRFPFHHYMFVTKNGWVLRYWAISTILCLPLFYKFHKMSHAPENVKKWEELHKEQFSGKMHH is encoded by the exons ATGAGAAGCATTTACAACCTCTATAGAACTCATG CCATGTCTGGAACACAAATGAAGTACCCATATTCACTGGCTGCAAAAATTAGACGATTTCCTTTTCATCATTACATGTTTGTAACAAAGAATGGTTGGGTACTTAGATATTGGGCAATTAGTACAATACTTTGTTTACCTCTGTTCTATAAATTCCATAAAATGA GTCATGCTCCagaaaatgtgaaaaaatGGGAAGAGCTCCACAAAGAGCAATTTTCTGGGAAAATGCatcattaa